One segment of Jatrophihabitans sp. DNA contains the following:
- a CDS encoding ABC transporter permease: MISDVWNWLTTSSHWHGPDGIPVHLREHLQYSVIALLIAAAIALPLGLLIGHTGRGSFVVVAVANSFRALPTVGLLTFFVILISPHIPSTGTATYLIPSEIVLVLLAIPSMLTSTYAGISAVDPAVRDAAKGMGMRGSQTLWQVEVPNALPLILSGVRSSFLQVIATATITAYVSLGGFGRYLLDGLAQQDYPQMASGAVLVALLAMLIDLVLAVIQRYVVSRGITGRYSRTRAPDPAGQQAMLATAPMS, translated from the coding sequence ATGATCTCCGACGTCTGGAACTGGCTCACCACCTCCTCGCACTGGCACGGCCCCGACGGGATCCCCGTCCACCTCAGAGAGCACCTGCAGTACTCGGTGATCGCGCTGCTGATCGCGGCGGCCATCGCACTGCCGCTCGGCCTGCTGATCGGGCACACCGGCCGCGGCAGCTTCGTGGTGGTGGCGGTGGCCAACTCGTTCCGGGCGCTGCCCACGGTCGGCCTGCTCACCTTCTTCGTCATCCTGATCTCCCCGCACATCCCCAGCACCGGAACGGCGACCTACCTCATTCCCAGTGAGATCGTCCTGGTGCTGTTGGCCATCCCGTCCATGCTGACCAGCACCTACGCGGGGATCAGCGCGGTCGACCCGGCAGTGCGCGACGCTGCCAAGGGCATGGGAATGCGCGGCTCCCAGACGCTCTGGCAGGTGGAAGTGCCCAACGCGCTGCCCCTGATCCTGTCCGGTGTGCGGAGCTCGTTCCTGCAGGTGATCGCCACCGCCACCATCACCGCCTATGTGTCCCTGGGCGGCTTCGGCCGCTACCTTCTCGACGGCCTGGCTCAGCAGGACTACCCGCAGATGGCCTCGGGCGCGGTGCTGGTCGCGCTGCTGGCCATGCTGATCGACCTGGTGCTGGCAGTGATCCAGCGCTACGTCGTCTCCCGCGGCATCACCGGCCGGTACTCCCGCACGCGGGCGCCGGACCCGGCCGGGCAGCAGGCGATGTTGGCCACCGCTCCGATGAGCTGA
- a CDS encoding ABC transporter substrate-binding protein, producing MTSIRVLAATAVSAGLLFLTACGDSSDPTQAAPGGAGSTAATDTIVVGSANFQENVVLANIYAGALKAKGVKVSTKLNIGSREAYLPALKDGSIDLIPEYSGVLLQYFDKSATAVSSDDVYAALQKATPQPLTVLKQSAAEDKDAIVVTKETAAKYNLKSIADLSAVAGNLTLGAPPEFQTRTDGIPGLQKVYGVKFKTFKKLDPGGPLTQNALKNGQIDAGDIFTTDPLIAKNGWVVLEDPKDLYTAQNVVPLINAQKASDNVKAALDAVSAKLTTEDLIKMNEQVSLEKQNAEEVAQKWLSDAGLLA from the coding sequence ATGACATCGATCCGCGTTCTCGCCGCGACTGCCGTCAGCGCCGGCCTGCTCTTTCTCACAGCCTGTGGCGACAGTTCCGATCCCACCCAGGCCGCTCCCGGCGGAGCGGGCTCGACGGCGGCCACCGACACCATCGTGGTCGGTTCGGCGAACTTCCAGGAGAACGTCGTGCTGGCCAACATCTACGCCGGCGCTCTCAAGGCCAAGGGCGTCAAGGTCAGCACCAAGCTCAACATCGGCAGTCGCGAGGCCTATCTGCCGGCTCTCAAGGACGGCTCGATCGACCTGATCCCGGAGTACTCCGGCGTTCTGCTGCAGTACTTCGACAAGAGCGCCACCGCGGTCAGCAGTGACGACGTCTACGCCGCGCTGCAGAAGGCCACGCCGCAGCCGTTGACCGTCCTGAAGCAGTCAGCCGCCGAGGACAAGGACGCGATCGTGGTCACCAAGGAGACCGCGGCCAAGTACAACCTTAAGTCGATCGCCGACCTGAGCGCGGTGGCGGGCAACCTCACCCTCGGCGCCCCGCCGGAGTTCCAGACCCGGACCGATGGAATCCCCGGGCTGCAAAAGGTCTACGGGGTGAAGTTCAAGACCTTCAAGAAGCTGGACCCGGGTGGTCCGCTCACCCAGAACGCTTTGAAGAACGGCCAGATCGACGCCGGTGACATCTTCACCACCGACCCGCTGATCGCCAAGAACGGCTGGGTCGTGCTGGAGGACCCCAAGGACCTCTACACCGCCCAGAACGTGGTGCCGCTGATCAACGCCCAGAAGGCCTCGGACAATGTCAAGGCGGCTCTGGACGCGGTCTCGGCCAAGCTCACCACCGAGGACCTGATCAAGATGAACGAGCAGGTGTCGCTGGAGAAGCAGAACGCCGAGGAAGTCGCCCAGAAATGGCTGTCCGACGCCGGACTGCTGGCCTAG